A section of the Callithrix jacchus isolate 240 chromosome 14, calJac240_pri, whole genome shotgun sequence genome encodes:
- the LOC100396470 gene encoding putative POM121-like protein 1 isoform X1: MPSEKKSQPSGMSYCRNSISSSSSSAGGFPWVKRGKGPASSDCQLPLTSSKAVTEVSPQAVSQGQAQCEKAADSAPGEKLAPRSGSPTSQASRPHRRKYPLLRRRRGEPLRLPSPLQLGFQVTAEDLDLEIKAEIMCLNSALQGEEKSLWECRASLLSHALGLATGTSSLPAVSKASSTEAQQERRKSQDGLDPVALQASAAGSPSRPPVSGRKRRSAGPLLSSSDTLPATSAHSQGSAQASLSAPIQPDQGTTTHLAAGASLPTTSTSSPHTKRKLTWAADLAGSLPDPSSASPTTTLARQRVSDFTVLQKLDAIAAAITQHKPVVLHGQQQGTRTLKRVHPYFRPAASGAEPRPHLLLQHSQRREPQHPQWQGFPYPPLPPGAWLGPFLSHLLPLTPPPWPDRGSVISP, translated from the coding sequence ATGCCATCTGAAAAGAAATCCCAGCCCTCCGGGATGAGCTACTGCCGCAACTCCAtctccagctcctccagctccGCAGGAGGCTTCCCGTGGGTAAAGAGGGGGAAGGGGCCAGCCTCATCCGACTGCCAGCTGCCCCTCACTTCTTCAAAGGCAGTGACTGAGGTCAGCCCTCAGGCTGTCTCTCAGGGTCAGGCCCAGTGTGAAAAGGCAGCAGATTCAGCACCTGGGGAGAAACTGGCACCGAGGAGTGGCTCCCCGACATCTCAGGCCTCTAGGCCTCATAGACGAAAGTACCCTCTGCTGCGACGCAGGCGAGGGGAGCCTCTGAGGCTGCCATCTCCCTTACAGCTGGGGTTCCAGGTCACCGCTGAAGACCTGGACCTGGAGATAAAGGCTGAAATCATGTGCCTTAATAGTGCACTGCAGGGTGAGGAAAAGTCCCTCTGGGAGTGCAGAGCCTCACTGCTGTCCCATGCTTTGGGACTGGCAACAGGGACGTCTTCTCTGCCTGCTGTCTCtaaagcatccagcacagaggCACAGCAGGAGAGACGCAAGTCCCAAGATGGCCTGGACCCCGTGGCCCTCCAAGCATCTGCTGCAGGGTCCCCCTCTAGACCTCCTGTGTCTGGGAGGAAACGTAGGTCAGCAGGTCCCCTGTTATCCTCCTCAGACACCCTTCCTGCCACCTCTGCACATTCCCAGGGCTCAGCCCAGGCCTCATTGTCTGCTCCAATACAGCCAGACCAGGGCACCACAACACACTTAGCTGCAGGGGcttccttacccaccacttccacctcgAGCCCCCACACCAAAAGAAAGTTGACCTGGGCTGCAGACCTGGCTGGGAGCCTTCCTGACCCCTCTTCTGCCtctcccaccaccaccctggccagaCAGAGGGTCAGTGATTTCACCGTACTACAGAAACTTGATGCTATCGCTGCAGCCATTACCCAGCacaaacctgtggtccttcatggacagcagcaaGGAACCCGCACCTTGAAGCGGGTTCATCCATATTTCCGTCCAGCCGCTTCAGGTGCAGagcccaggcctcatcttctgctccaacacagccagcGCAGGGAACCACAGCACCCTCAGTGGCAGGggtttccttacccaccacttccacctggagcctggctgggaccctttctaagccatcttctgcctctcacaccaccaccctggccagaCAGAGGGTCAGTGATTTCACCGTAA